One window of the Labeo rohita strain BAU-BD-2019 chromosome 9, IGBB_LRoh.1.0, whole genome shotgun sequence genome contains the following:
- the usp9 gene encoding probable ubiquitin carboxyl-terminal hydrolase FAF-X isoform X5, with the protein MTATTRGSPVGGNDGQGQAPDGQSQPPLPQNQTSSPNSSNENSPVSPPDDQGQGDSPTPLEEEEPAFPHTELAKLDDMINRPRWVVPVLPKGELEVLLEAAIDLCKKGLDVKCEACQRFFRDGLTISFTKILTDEAVSGWKFEIHRCIINNAHRLVELCVTKLSQDWFPLLELLAMATNPHCKFHIYNGTRPSETVPAGVQLAEDELFARPPDPRSPKGWLVDLINKFGTLNGFQILHDRFMSGQALNVQIIAALIKPFGQCYEFLTLHTVKKYFLPIIEMVPQFLENLTDEELKKEAKNEAKNDALSMIIKSLKNLASRVPGQEETVKNLEIFRLKMILRLLQISSFNGKMNALNEVNKVISSVSYYTHRHGNPEEEEWLTAERMAEWIQQNNILSIVLRDSLHQPQYVEKLEKILRFVIKEKALTLQDLDNIWAAQAGKHEAIVKNVHDLLAKLAWDFSPEQLDHLFDCFKESWTNASKKQREKLLELIRRLAEDDKDGVMAHKVLNLLWNLAHSDDVPVDIMDQALSAHIKILDYSCSQDRDTQKMQWIDRFIEELRTNDKWVIPALKQIREICSLFGEAPQNLSQTQRSPHVFYRHDLINQLQHNHALVTLVAENLSAYMENMRQFSKEHTDFDPQTVRPGSRYSHVQEVQERLNFLRFLLKDGQLWLCAPQAKQIWKCLAENAVFLCDREACFKWYSKLMGDEPDLDPDINKDFFENNVLQLDPSLLTENGMKCFERFFKAVNCREGKLVAKRRAYMMDDLELIGLDYLWRVVIQGSDDIASRAIDLLKEIYTNLGPKLQANQVEIHEDFIQSCFDRLKASYDTLCVLDGDKDSINCARQEAIRMVRVLTVLREYITECDSDYHEERTILPMSRAFRGKHITLVVRFPNQGRQVDDLDIWSHTNDTIGSVRRCILNRIKANSTHTKIELFIGGEIIDPADDRKLIGQLNLKDKTLITAKLTQVSANMPSSPDSSSDSSTGSPGNHGNHYSDGPNPEVESCLPGVIMSLHLRYISFLWQVADLGCNLNMPLLRDGARVLMKLMPPDNTTVENLRAICLDHAKLGENSLSPTLDSRFFGPSPSQVLYLIEVVYALLMPASGTLGEDASDFQYNFLKSGGLPLVLSMLTRNNFLPNADMETRRGAYLNALKIAKLLLTAVGFGHVKAVAEACQPVVEGTIPVSPINQTTHDQALVLQNALQNIPNPSAECMLRNVAIRLAQQISDENFFQASKYIPDICVIRAVQKIVWASGCGSVQHVFSSNEEISKIYEKTNAGNGPDAEDEQVCCEALEVMTLCFALMPTALDALSKEKAWQTFIIDLLLHCQSKSVRQMAQEQFFLMATRCCMGQRPLLFFITLLFTVLGSTAKERAKHAADYFTLLRHLLNYAYNSNINLPNAEVLLNNEIDWLKRIRDEVKRTGEPGVEETILEGHIGVTKELLAFQTPEKKFYIGCEKGGASLIKELMDDFLFPASNVYLQYMKSGEFPTEQAIPVCSTPATINAGFELLVALAVGCVRNLKQIVDTLTDMYYLGCEPLTEWEYLPPVGPRPTKGFVGLKNAGATCYMNSVIQQLYMIPPIRNGILAIEGTGSDVDDDMSGDEKQDNESNVDPRDEVFGYQHQFEDKPSLSKSEDRKEYNIGVLRQLQVIFGHLASSRLQYYVPRGFWKQFRLWGEPVNLREQHDALEFFNSLVDSLDEALKALGHPAMLSKVLGGSFADQKICQGCPHRYECEESFTTLNVDIRNHQNLLDSMEQYVKGDLLEGANAYHCEKCNKKVDTVKRLLIKKLPPVLAIQLKRFDYDWERECAIKFNDYFEFPRELDMEPYTVAGVAKLEGSDVHPENQQQVIQQNEPSEPEPPCSSRYRLVGVLVHSGQASGGHYYSYIIQRNGSGGEGERNRWYKFDDGDVTECKMDDDEEMKNQCFGGEYMGEVFDHMMKRMSYRRQKRWWNAYILFYERMDTLDKDSELVKYITELTVTSKPHQVKMPSAIERSVRKQNVQFMHNRMQYSLEYFQFIRKLLTCNSVYLNSPPGQDHLLPEAEEMAMISIQLAARFLFSTGFHTKKIVRGPASDWYDALCILLRHSKNVRYWFAHNVLFAYPNRFSEYLLECPSAEVRGAFSKLIVFIAHFSLQDGPCPSPIASPGPSSQSCDNLSLSEHLFRAVLNLLRREVSEHGRHLQQYFNLFVMYANLGLAEKTQLLKLGVPATFMLVALDEGPGPPIKYQYAELGKLYTVVSQLVRCCDVTSRMQSSINGNPPLPNPYGDPNITAPIMPLQQLVVDILFVRTSYVKKIIEDCSNSEDTIKLLRFCCWENPQFSSTVLSELLWQVAYSYTYELRPYLDLLLQILFIEDSWQTHRIHNVLKGIPDDRDGLFDTIQRSKNHYQKRAYQCIKCMVALFSNCQVAYQILQSNGDLKRKWTWAVEWLGDELERRPYTGNTQYTYNNWSPPVQSNETSNGYFLERSHSARMTLAKACELCPEEEPDEQEALDEQDTSPPEDTALYPHSPGTKFQQQNNLPHTQPYTGPAAQHVNNPQRPGPRAQENWEPPEEVPPSQTKD; encoded by the exons ATGACGGCCACGACCCGTGGCTCTCCTGTGGGAGGGAATGACGGTCAGGGCCAGGCTCCGGATGGCCAGTCCCAGCCACCCCTGCCCCAGAACCAG ACATCCTCTCCCAACTCATCCAACGAGAACTCCCCAGTGAGCCCACCAGATGACCAGGGACAGGGGGACTCTCCCACTCctctggaggaggaggagcCAGCTTTCCCCCACACTGAACTGGCCAAGCTGGATGACATGATCAACAG aCCTCGCTGGGTCGTTCCAGTTTTGCCAAAGGGTGAATTAGAAGTTCTTCTTGAAGCTGCTATAGATCTTTGTAAAAAAG GACTTGATGTCAAGTGTGAAGCATGCCAGAGGTTTTTCAGAGATGGCTTGACAATATCCTTTACGAAAATACTGACAGATGAGGCTGTTAGTGGATGGAAATTTGAGATCCAT CGGTGCATCATTAATAACGCCCACCGACTGGTGGAGCTGTGTGTGACCAAGCTCTCTCAGGACTGGTTCCCTCTGCTAGAACTCTTGGCAATGGCCACCAACCCCCACTGTAAGTTCCACATCTACAATGGTACTCGGCCTTCTGAGACTGTGCCTGCTGGGGTTCAGCTAGCTGAGGATGAGCTTTTTGCCCGTCCACCTGACCCTCGCTCTCCTAAG GGCTGGTTGGTGGACTTAATAAACAAATTTGGCACGTTAAACGGGTTTCAAATTCTGCATGATCGATTCATGAGTGGCCAAGCTCTGAATGTTCAGATCATCGCTGCACTCATTAA GCCTTTTGGACAGTGCTATGAGTTTCTCACTTTGCACACGGTGAAGAAGTACTTCCTTCCCATCATAGAAATGGTTCCCCAGTTTCTAGAAAACCTCACCGATGAGGAATTGAAAAAGGAAGCAAAGAACGAAGCCAAAAACGATGCCCTGTCTATGATAATCAAATCTTTGAAGAACCTGGCTTCTCGAGTGCCAGGACAAGAGGAAACAGTGAAGAATTTAGAgatatttagattaaaaatgatTCTTAG GTTATTGCAGATTTCTTcttttaatggcaaaatgaatgcaCTAAATGAAGTAAACAAGGTGATTTCAAGTGTTTCCTACTACACGCATCGTCACGGCAATCCTGAAGAGGAAGAGTGGCTGACAGCAGAGCGCATGGCA gAATGGATTCAGCAGAACAATATTTTGTCTATTGTGTTGCGAGACAGCCTTCACCAACCACAGTATGTGGAGAAACTGGAGAAGATCCTGCGATTCGTCATCAAAGAAAAGGCCCTAACGCTTCAGGACCTAGACAACATCTGGGCCGCTCAG GCTGGGAAACATGAGGCTATTGTCAAGAATGTTCACGATCTCCTTGCAAAGTTGGCGTGGGATTTCTCACCTGAACAGCTGGACCATCTCTTTGACTGCTTTAAG GAGAGCTGGACTAATGCGAGTAAAAAGCAGAGAGAGAAGTTACTGGAATTGATTCGTCGACTGGCAGAGGACGACAAGGATGGTGTGATGGCTCACAAAGTGCTCAATCTGCTGTGGAATTTGGCTCATAGTGATGATGTTCCTGTGGATATCATGGACCAGGCCCTTAGTGCTCATATCAAGATTTTGGACTATAGCTGCTCCCAG GACAGGGACACACAAAAGATGCAGTGGATAGACAGATTCATAGAAGAATTAAGAACTAATGACAAGTGGGTGATTCCTGCACTGAAGCAAATACGGGAGATCTGTAGCCTCTTTGGAGAAGCCCCCCAGAATTTAAG TCAAACCCAGCGGAGCCCACATGTCTTCTATCGACATGACCTAATCAACCAACTGCAGCACAACCATGCACTGGTCACTCTTGTAGCAGAGAACCTGTCTGCATACATGGAGAATATGAGGCAGTTCTCGAAAG AGCACACAGACTTTGATCCTCAAACGGTTAGGCCAGGAAGTCGGTATAGTCATGTTCAAGAGGTCCAGGAGCGGCTTAATTTCTTGAG GTTCTTACTGAAAGACGGGCAACTCTGGCTATGCGCGCCTCAGGCTAAGCAGATCTGGAAGTGCCTGGCGGAGAACGCAGTGTTCTTGTGTGATCGGGAGGCCTGCTTCAAATGGTACTCCAAACTCATGGGGGATGAACCTGACCTTGACCCTGACATCAACAAGGACTTTTTTGAGAACAACGTACTGCAGCTTGACCCCTCGCTGCTGACAGAGAACGGGATGAAATGCTTTGAACGATTCTTCAAGGCAGTCAACTGCAGGGAGGGCAAGCTGGTGGCAAAACGCCGGGCATACATGATGGATGACTTGGAGCTGATAGGGCTGGATTACCTGTGGAGG GTTGTGATTCAAGGAAGTGATGATATTGCTAGCCGAGCAATTGACTTGCTTAAGGAGATTTATACAAACCTCGGACCAAAATTACAAGCCAATCAG GTAGAGATCCATGAGGATTTTATTCAGTCTTGCTTTGACCGGCTCAAAGCCTCCTATGACACCCTGTGTGTGCTGGACGGAGATAAAGACAGCATTAACTGTGCCAGACAGGAGGCCATCCGCATGGTGAGAGTACTGACTGTGCTCAGGGAGTATATAACTGAGTGTGACAGTGACTACCATGAGGAGAGGACCATCCTGCCCATGTCCAG gGCTTTTCGAGGAAAGCATATCACGTTGGTTGTGCGTTTCCCGAACCAAGGCCGACAGGTTGATGATCTGGATATTTGGTCGCATACTAACGACACAATTGGTTCTGTGCGACGCTGCATTCTGAACCGAATAAAGGCCAACAGCACGCACACCAAGATTGAGCTGTTCATTGGTGGAGAAATCATTGACCCAGCTGATGACAGGAAGCTAATTGGGCAGCTAAACCTCAAAGACAAAACT cTCATCACAGCCAAGCTTACCCAGGTCAGCGCCAATATGCCTTCCAGTCCAGACAGCTCCTCAGACTCCTCCACTGGATCCCCTGGGAACCATGGCAATCACTACAGTGATGGGCCAAACCCTGAAGTGGAGAGCTGTCTTCCTGGCGTG ATAATGTCCCTGCACCTGCGCTACATCTCTTTCCTCTGGCAAGTTGCAGACCTGGGCTGTAATCTCAACATGCCTCTCCTGCGGGATGGAGCTCGCGTTCTAATGAAGCTCATGCCTCCAG ATAACACCACAGTGGAAAACCTGCGAGCCATCTGTCTGGATCACGCCAAACTTGGCGAAAACAGCCTTAGCCCCACTTTGGATTCACGTTTCTTTGGACCATCACCATCTCAAGTGCTTTACTTGATagag GTGGTGTACGCCTTGCTCATGCCTGCCAGTGGGACGCTGGGTGAGGATGCTAGTGACTTCCAGTACAACTTCTTGAAGAGTGGTGGCCTGCCCCTTGTTTTGAGCATGCTGACCAGAAATAACTTCCTGCCAAATGCTGACATGGAGACCCGGCGGGGAGCTTATCTGAACGCACTAAAAATAGCCAAGCTGCTGCTTACAGCTGTAGGCTTTGGCCATGTGAAGGCTGTGGCAGAGGCCTGCCAGCCTGTGGTGGAGGGGACTATCCCTGTATCGCCT ATCAACCAGACCACTCATGACCAGGCTCTAGTTCTACAGAATGCCTTGCAGAATATCCCTAACCCCTCCGCCGAGTGCATGCTGCGGAACGTCGCCATCCGCCTTGCCCAACAGATCTCGGATGAG AACTTCTTCCAGGCCTCCAAGTACATCCCAGATATCTGTGTCATTCGAGCGGTTCAGAAAATAGTCTGGGCTTCTGGCTGCGGCTCAGTTCAGCATGTCTTCAGCTCTAATGAGGAGATCAGCAAGATCTACGAGAAG ACGAATGCTGGCAATGGGCCGGACGCAGAAGATGAGCAGGTGTGCTGTGAAGCTCTGGAGGTCATGACCCTGTGTTTCGCCCTTATGCCCACTGCACTAGATGCACTTAGCAAAGAAAAGGCCTGGCAGACCTTCATTATAGATCTGCTGCTGCACTGCCAGAGCAA GTCTGTTCGCCAAATGGCCCAAGAACAGTTCTTCCTCATGGCCACCCGATGTTGTATGGGCCAAAGGCCTCTTCTCTTCTTCATCACCCTCCTCTTCACAGTTTTAGGT agCACTGCAAAAGAGCGAGCAAAGCACGCTGCTGATTACTTCACGCTTCTAAGGCACTTACTCAACTATGCATATAACAGCAACATTAATCTTCCTAATGCCGAAGTTCTCTTAAACAATGAGATCGATTGGTTAAAGCGCATCCGG GATGAAGTGAAGAGGACTGGAGAGCCTGGGGTTGAGGAAACCATTTTGGAAGGTCATATTGGTGTCACAAAAGAGCTACTAGCTTTCCAGACCCCAGAAAAGAAGTTCTACATTGGCTGTGAAAAAGGAGGTGCTAGTCTCATAAAG GAGTTAATGGATGACTTCCTGTTCCCAGCATCTAATGTGTACCTGCAATACATGAAGAGTGGAGAATTCCCCACTGAGCAGGCCATACCTGTGTGTAGCACCCCAGCCACCATCAATGCCGGCTTTGAACTGCTGGTTGCACTTGCCGTCGGATGTGTGCGAAACCTCAAGCAGATTGTGGACACACTAACTGATATGTACTATttag GTTGTGAACCACTTACAGAATGGGAATATTTACCGCCAGTTGGCCCAAGGCCTACCAAGGGGTTTGTCGGTCTGAAAAATGCAGGTGCAACTTGCTACATGAACTCAGTGATCCAGCAGCTCTACATGATTCCTCCTATCAGGAATGGCATCTTGGCCATTGAAGGCACAGGCAGCGATGTGGATGATGATATGTCTGGAGACGAGAAGCAAGATAATGAG AGTAATGTGGATCCCCGGGATGAGGTATTTGGCTATCAGCACCAGTTTGAAGACAAACCTTCTCTCAGTAAGTCAGAAGACAGGAAGGAATACAACATTGGGGTTCTTCGGCAGTTGCAGGTCATTTTTGGACACTTGGCTTCCTCCAGGTTGCAATACTACGTGCCTAGGGGATTCTGGAAGCAGTTTCG GTTGTGGGGTGAACCAGTCAATCTGAGGGAACAGCATGATGCCCTGGAGTTCTTTAACTCACTGGTTGACAGTTTAGACGAGGCTTTGAAAGCATTGGGTCACCCTGCCATGCTGAGCAAAGTACTGGGTGGCTCTTTTGCTGACCAGAAAATATGTCAGGGCTGTCCTCACAG ATATGAATGCGAGGAATCGTTTACGACGTTGAATGTAGATATCAGAAACCATCAAAATCTCCTGGATTCTATGGAGCAGTATGTGAAAGGAGACTTGCTTGAGGGTGCAAATGCCTACCACTGTGAAAAATGCAACAAGAAG GTGGACACAGTGAAGCGTTTACTCATTAAGAAGCTTCCTCCGGTGCTGGCCATCCAGCTGAAACGCTTCGATTATGACTGGGAACGAGAGTGTGCCATCAAGTTCAATGATTACTTCGAGTTCCCACGGGAGTTAGACATGGAGCCCTATACGGTAGCTGGAGTAGCTAAGCTGGAGGGGTCTGATGTGCACCCAGAAAACCAG CAGCAGGTGATCCAACAGAATGAGCCATCCGAGCCGGAACCCCCCTGCAGCTCTCGTTATCGTTTGGTGGGAGTGCTGGTCCACTCAGGCCAGGCTAGTGGAGGTCATTATTACTCCTACATCATTCAGAGGAATGGCAGTGGTGGTGAGGGAGAAAGGAACCGTTGGTATAAGTTTGATGACGGTGATGTCACCGAGTGCAAGATGGACGATGATGAGGAGATGAAGAACCAGTGCTTTGGTGGAGAGTACATGGGCGAGGTCTTCGACCACATGATGAAGCGCATGTCCTACAGGCGACAGAAGCGCTGGTGGAACGCCTACATCCTCTTTTATGAGCGAATGGACACGTTAGACAAGGACAGTGAGCTGGTTAAATACATCACTGAACTCACAGTGACCAGCAAACCTCACCAGGTGAAGATGCCCTCTGCTATCGAACGCAGCGTGCGCaaacaaaatgtgcagtttatGCACAACCGTATGCAGTACAGCTTGGAGTACTTCCAGTTCATCAGGAAACTGCTGACCTGTAACAGTGTCTACTTGAACTCACCGCCAG GTCAAGACCACCTTTTGCCTGAAGCAGAAGAAATGGCTATGATTAGTATACAGCTCGCTGCTAGATTTCTCTTCAGTACTGGATTCCACACCAAGAAAATTGTCCGTGGCCCTGCTAGTGATTG gtaTGATGCTTTGTGCATCTTGCTACGACACAGTAAAAATGTGCGCTACTGGTTTGCACACAACGTCCTCTTTGCATATCCAAACCGCTTCTCTGAGTACCTGCTTGAGTGTCCCAGTGCAGAGGTTCGAGGGGCCTTCTCCAAGCTCATTGTATTCATTGCACATTTCTCCCTGCAAGATGGACCCTGCCCTTCACCCATTGCCTCACCTGGACCTTCAAGTCAG AGCTGTGATAATTTGAGTTTAAGTGAGCACTTATTCCGTGCCGTGCTTAATCTGCTGAGAAGGGAAGTGTCTGAGCACGGTCGTCACCTGCAGCAGTACTTCAATCTTTTCGTTATGTATGCCAACCTTG GCTTGGCAGAGAAGACGCAGCTGTTGAAGCTCGGGGTACCAGCTACTTTCATGCTTGTGGCTCTGGATGAGGGCCCCGGCCCTCCCATTAAGTACCAGTATGCTGAGCTCGGAAAGCTCTATACTGTCGTCTCACAGCTGGTGCGCTGCTGTGATGTGACGTCCCGTATGCAGTCCTCAATCAACG GAAACCCTCCCCTGCCAAACCCATATGGTGACCCCAACATCACCGCTCCCATCATGCCTCTGCAGCAGCTGGTGGTAGACATCCTGTTTGTGCGTACCAGTTACGTGAAGAAAATTATCGAGGACTGCAGTAACTCCGAGGACACTATCAAACTGCTGAGATTCTGCTGTTGGGAAAACCCTCAGTTTTCCTCCACTGTGCTGAGTGAACTACTGTGGCAG GTGGCATATTCATACACGTATGAGTTAAGGCCTTACCTGGACTTGCTTCTTCAGATCTTGTTTATTGAGGACTCATGGCAGACTCACAG GATCCACAATGTGCTGAAGGGAATCCCTGATGACCGTGACGGGCTTTTTGACACCATTCAGCGCTCCAAAAATCACTACCAAAAGAGAGCTTATCAGTGTATCAAATGCATGGTGGCTCTTTTCAGCAACTGCCAGGTGGCCTATCAGATTCTCCAG AGTAATGGTGATTTAAAGAGGAAGTGGACCTGGGCAGTGGAGTGGCTCGGTGACGAGCTGGAACGGAGACCATACACTGGCAATACCCAGTACACATATAACAATTGGTCCCCTCCTGTCCAGAGCAACGAGACTTCTAATGGATACTTCCTGGAGCGCTCCCACAGTGCCCGTATGACTTTAGCCAAGGCCTGTGAGTTGTGTCCTGAAGAG